The DNA segment AAATCCACGATGGCCTTGACTTTCTCGGGAAGGGGACGAATTCCATTTTTATCGACTATATGGccgagaaaatgaagggaagcaACTCCGAACAAACATTTGGTAGGGTTGATAACAATTCCAAATTGACGTAGTCGTCCGAATAGCAGGTGAAGGTGTTGATTATGCTCTTCGTCCGGAGTTACTGGCCACGAGTATGTCGTCTATGTAGGCATAGACGAAAGGCAAACCTCTAGTCACCATGTCGATAAACCTTTGGAATGTCTGTGCCGCGTTTCGTAAACCGAAAGGCATACGCAGGAATTCAAACATTCCGAAAGGTGTAGTCACTGCTGTCTTTGAGATGTCTGCAGGTTCGACTGGGATTTGGTTGTATGCTCGCACCAGGTCGATTTTTGAAAAGATGCGAGCTCCATGCAGCGAGCACGAAAAGTCCTGAAGAAAAGGCACCGGATAGGCATCACTGATAGTGCTTTATTCAGTGATCGATAATCGCCGCAAACCCGCAATCGGTCGATGATTTTTTTGGGACGCAGTGTATCGGCGAGGACCAGTTGCTGCTGGAAACGCGGATGATTCCGAGGTCGAGCATGTGCTGGAATTCCCGCTTGACGGCCTGGAGACGATCAGGTGGTAACCTTCTGGGCCTTGCAGCAACAGGTGGACCGCTGGTTTTTGTGGGGGTAACGTCGTGCTTTATCGGCTGGTTATGAAAAACTGGCCGGGCGACATCTGGATAATCATTCAGGATGGAACTGTGACGAGTCGTTGTCGTAAGCATTACAGTTGGGCTGACTGTGTCCATTCGAGCGGCTATACCGCGCACAGTAAGCTTGGTGGTGGTGTCGACAAGTCGTCTGTTCTTTATGTCTACCAGGAGACCGAAATGATGCAGGAAATCGGCTCCTAAGATAGGGGTCGGCAGTTTAGCGACGACGAATACCCACTGAAATGTGCGCGTAGTCCTATGTTTAATGTTAGGGACTGTTCACCGTAGGTTGGAATGGGTGAATGGTTGACTGCCTGAAGACAGActgatgtctcttttctttttccagaagTGTTGGAGACTGGGATGATGCTGACTTCCGCACCTGTGTCAACCAGGAAACGCGTGCCTGTTACACGATCGCAAACGAAAAACAGGCGACTGTGTGGGTGCGAACCAGGAACTTCCGTCGCGTTCAATTCCTGGCTGTGCCGTTTCCCGAACTGGGTGAGGAAAACGAGCACGGTACCGTACATTTTTGTGCCCGTGTTCCGAATGTTCGGTGGTACCAACACGTGTCATGTGAGTTTCGGGTAGCACTGGGGCTTCGAGACCGTCTGCCATCTCGTCGAGATCGGCTGGTGCTTCGACGCTGGGGACTAAACTTTAGGGCTTGTATTTGGGCTGTGAGAATTTGTATTTGCGCAGCTTGCTGCGTCATTAATGCACGCAAATCCGAAATCTCTGAAGAACTGGTTTGTGCACGGAAAGGATTGGTACTGGGAGCGGCTGGCGTCACCGTCGATACCGTTGGATATCTGTGCGGTACTTCGGCTATTTTGTCAGCTAGCTCCGCAAGTTCTTCAAGGGATGTGTTTTCTCTGGTGGACGCGAGAACAACCTGGGTATTGGAGGGCAGACGCTGGAGAAAAAGTTGCTTGAAGATTTTTTCTGGGAGCGTCTCATCTCCGAGAAGCTGTTTCATTCTCCGAAGAAGCTGGGACGGCGTTTTGTCACCCAATTCTTCCGATATCAGAAGCTGGTGAAGTCTTTTTTGTTGGGATTCTGAGGTTCTGTTTATTAACGTGGTTTTAAAAACTTCATATGAAACAGAACCGGGTGGTGCCATGATAAGGTCGCGTATCACGTTCGTTATTTCTGGTGACAGAGAACTGATAACGTGAGAAAGTCGAGCCGCATCGCTCGATATTCTGTGAGAGGCAAACTGTGCCTCTATATGGTGAAACCACAATGTCGGGTCGTGGGTCCAGAATGGTGGAATTTTTAACGAGATCGCCGCTTGGAATGCCATGTCGATGTTGGCCGCTGGGTTTTGTTCCGGGAGATTCATTGTTTTCGTCGGAATTTTCAGTTGCTTCGTTGCTGGTGATGTGCAAACTGTAATTCTTCGACGCGGTTGATGAAGCTGGTTCCAGGGAAGGCGCGATTCGTTTTACGGGGTCACCAAAtgtagtggatgcgtggatgtattaataaatacataagtgctttgtaataaattaaagatttattatcactacatcaatttgtaagcaatgttacacatcgcttgtacaaaatgcatattaaatagtggttgcaaataatacatattaaaggaatgcataatacaggatacacattaaagcagaatatgtttgatggtgtgtgtgtgtgcgtgtgtgtaaatcatgcatgacaga comes from the Octopus sinensis linkage group LG11, ASM634580v1, whole genome shotgun sequence genome and includes:
- the LOC115217610 gene encoding uncharacterized protein LOC115217610, with product MNLPEQNPAANIDMAFQAAISLKIPPFWTHDPTLWFHHIEAQFASHRISSDAARLSHVISSLSPEITNVIRDLIMAPPGSVSYEVFKTTLINRTSESQQKRLHQLLISEELGDKTPSQLLRRMKQLLGDETLPEKIFKQLFLQRLPSNTQVVLASTRENTSLEELAELADKIAEVPHRYPTVSTVTPAAPSTNPFRAQTSSSEISDLRALMTQQAAQIQILTAQIQALKFSPQRRSTSRSRRDGRRSRSPSATRNSHDTCWYHRTFGTRAQKCTVPCSFSSPSSGNGTARN